Within Bacillus sp. 2205SS5-2, the genomic segment CAATAAAAAAAATCTAGATAAAATCGTCGAATTCTCCTTGTTTGCTTATTGTGACAATTATTTCAATATGATAAACTAGAAATACTGTTATGTACGCTTCAGGAGGTGGAAGTTATGGTAGCATTGTTAATAACATTGCTTGTAATTGATTGTTTAGGTATCATCGCTGTTGTTTTACTTCAATCTGGGAAAAGTGCAGGATTGTCAGGTGCCATTTCTGGTGGTGCGGAAACACTTTTCGGGAAGCAAAAAGCACGTGGGATTGACTTGATTTTACACCGTGTGACGATTGTTCTATCGGTTTTATTCTTTGTTTTAACCATTGCAGTTGCATACTTCGCTTAAGATGATAAAAGTGAAGCCTGGCCCAGCGGGGTCAGGCTTTTATTTATAGGTTCTTTTCGTATACATTGTGGCTACTTCATCTGATTTTGAATAAATCCTCCATTTCCCTGTTGATTTCGATCAAAAACAGACGAAATGATGCCCGAAACAAGCCATATCATAGATTATTAATGGATAAGAAAAGCCACAATCTTTGCGAAAACAGCCTTTCGTATACATTGGTTCTATAGGATTTAAGAATAATCGACTTTGTATTTTTAGGGAGAAATTTCTTCAATTTGAAGACTAAAGATGTAGAGAAAACTTTCTAAGTCGTATCTACACCCTGATGGTTAAATCAACTATTTTTGCGAGAGTAGCCATGTATAGATAGTGATTTTGAGTGGGTTTAAGCATTTTTTAAATTTATGGGTGTAACGTTTTTCTTGGGATTCACTTTCGCTTTTCGTGTCTAGCTACAGTGGCTTGCGGCTCGGGGTCAAATGAATAACTCTCCAGTGATGCAGGCATCACCTCCGAGTTCTTCATTTGCCTGACGCCGCAGGGCAGCCACTTCCGCTTTTCGTGATCCGTTAGGCGTTATATTGGATTGAGAAGTGCTTCTTTGTTTACAATAGGGATAAGAAGTAGTAAGGAATCTCTGCATCAGTAGAGTGACAGATAAAGGAGTTTAGTTGTATGAAAATAGCTATACCGAAACCATTTACCTTTCAAGCAGGAAAACGAGCGGTCTTACTTTTACATGGATTTACTGGAAATTCAGCGGATGTGAGGATGCTTGGACGATTTTTAGAAAAGAACGGTTACACCTCTCATGCCCCCCATTATAAAGGACATGGTGTCCCACCAGAAGAGCTTGTTCATTCGGGTCCAACGGATTGGTGGCAGGATGTGATGGATGGTTACGAGCATTTAAAAAACTTAGGGTATGATGAAATAGCTGTGGCGGGATTATCCCTCGGTGGGGTATTTTCCTTGAAATTAG encodes:
- the secG gene encoding preprotein translocase subunit SecG, whose protein sequence is MVALLITLLVIDCLGIIAVVLLQSGKSAGLSGAISGGAETLFGKQKARGIDLILHRVTIVLSVLFFVLTIAVAYFA